A window of the Thalassospira indica genome harbors these coding sequences:
- a CDS encoding protein meaA has translation MSMENKRNAAKPERDRPWLIRTYAGHSSAQASNALYRQNLAKGQTGLSVAFDLPTQTGYDSDHVLARGEVGKVGVPVAHLGDMMTLFDGIPLDQMNTSMTINAPAAWLLSLYIAVAEKQGTARDSLQGTTQNDIIKEYLSRGTYIFPPAPSLKLITDVAAFTYREVPKWNPMNVCSYHLQEAGATAEQELAYALATAIAVLDAVRDSGQVPEEDFAKVVGRISFFVNAGIRFVTEICKMRAFCELWDEITRDRYGIEDAKYRRFRYGVQVNSLGLTEQQPENNVYRILIEMLAVVLSKNARARAVQLPAWNEALGLPRPWDQQWSLRLQQIMAYETDLLEYEDLFDGNPAIERKVGALKEGARAELAKIDEMGGAIAAVDRGYMKQELVRSNALRLADIESGLTKVIGVNAFTETEPSPLTSGEKSILTVDDMAEQDQIEKLKAWRSERNQAEVDATLTDLKSAASEGRNIMESSIACAHAGVTTGEWSETLRDVFGEYRAPTGITSMIVTGDAENLQDLRKRVDEVSDKLGERMKMLVGKPGLDGHSNGAEQIAVKAGEAGIEVLYEGIRWTPEELVRNAIEDGAHVIGLSILSGSHVPLVREVVNGLRAQGAGHIPVVVGGIIPESDMLVLRQMGVSAVYTPKDYQLAKVISEIVDLVDRTSVDHPHTGSAKGKSDVAGTTIY, from the coding sequence ATGTCGATGGAAAACAAGCGCAACGCAGCAAAGCCGGAACGCGATCGCCCGTGGCTGATCCGGACCTATGCCGGGCACAGCTCCGCACAGGCATCAAATGCGCTGTATCGTCAGAACCTGGCAAAGGGGCAGACCGGGCTTTCGGTGGCCTTCGATCTGCCGACCCAGACGGGGTATGATTCTGACCATGTTCTGGCCCGCGGTGAAGTCGGCAAGGTTGGCGTTCCCGTCGCGCATCTGGGTGACATGATGACGTTGTTTGACGGAATTCCGCTTGATCAGATGAACACGTCGATGACGATCAACGCACCAGCCGCCTGGCTTTTGTCACTTTATATTGCGGTAGCGGAAAAACAGGGCACTGCGCGCGACAGCCTGCAGGGCACGACCCAGAACGACATCATCAAGGAATATCTCTCGCGCGGGACTTATATCTTTCCGCCAGCGCCCAGCCTTAAGCTGATTACCGATGTCGCGGCCTTTACCTATCGCGAGGTTCCGAAATGGAACCCGATGAATGTGTGCTCTTATCATTTGCAGGAAGCGGGGGCGACGGCCGAGCAGGAGCTGGCCTATGCGCTGGCAACGGCGATTGCGGTTCTGGATGCGGTGCGCGATTCGGGGCAGGTGCCCGAAGAAGACTTTGCCAAGGTGGTTGGGCGCATTTCGTTCTTTGTGAATGCCGGGATTCGCTTTGTTACTGAAATCTGCAAGATGCGGGCATTCTGCGAACTCTGGGATGAAATCACCCGCGACCGTTACGGCATCGAAGACGCCAAATACCGCCGGTTCCGCTATGGCGTGCAGGTCAACTCGTTGGGCCTGACCGAACAGCAGCCCGAAAATAACGTCTATCGTATTCTGATCGAGATGCTGGCGGTGGTTCTGTCAAAGAACGCGCGGGCGCGCGCCGTGCAGTTGCCCGCCTGGAACGAGGCCCTTGGCCTTCCACGTCCGTGGGATCAGCAATGGTCGCTGCGCCTGCAACAGATCATGGCCTATGAAACTGATCTTCTGGAATATGAAGACCTGTTTGACGGCAACCCGGCGATTGAACGCAAGGTCGGCGCGCTTAAGGAAGGCGCGCGGGCAGAACTTGCAAAGATTGATGAGATGGGCGGGGCAATTGCCGCAGTTGATCGCGGCTATATGAAACAGGAACTGGTGCGATCAAACGCGCTGCGTCTGGCCGATATTGAAAGTGGCCTGACCAAGGTTATTGGTGTGAATGCCTTTACCGAGACCGAGCCATCGCCGCTGACATCGGGGGAGAAATCGATTCTGACCGTCGATGACATGGCCGAACAGGACCAGATCGAAAAACTTAAAGCCTGGCGGTCCGAGCGCAATCAGGCCGAAGTCGATGCCACGCTGACCGATTTGAAGTCAGCCGCCAGCGAAGGGCGCAACATCATGGAAAGTTCCATTGCCTGTGCCCATGCCGGGGTCACCACCGGCGAGTGGTCGGAAACCCTGCGCGACGTGTTTGGCGAATACCGTGCGCCGACCGGGATTACATCGATGATTGTGACCGGGGATGCGGAAAACCTTCAGGATTTGCGCAAACGCGTTGATGAGGTTTCTGACAAGCTGGGTGAGCGCATGAAGATGCTGGTCGGCAAGCCGGGTCTGGATGGTCATTCCAACGGGGCCGAACAGATTGCGGTCAAGGCGGGCGAGGCCGGGATCGAGGTTTTGTATGAAGGCATTCGCTGGACGCCAGAGGAACTGGTACGCAATGCCATCGAAGACGGCGCGCATGTCATCGGACTCTCGATCCTGTCCGGTTCGCATGTGCCGCTGGTGCGTGAAGTGGTCAACGGGCTGCGTGCCCAAGGGGCTGGTCATATCCCGGTCGTTGTCGGCGGGATTATCCCGGAATCTGACATGCTGGTGCTGCGTCAGATGGGCGTTTCTGCGGTCTATACCCCCAAGGATTACCAGTTGGCCAAGGTGATTTCCGAGATTGTTGATCTTGTGGATCGTACATCGGTAGATCACCCGCATACCGGTTCAGCCAAAGGTAAATCGGATGTGGCGGGAACCACCATTTATTAA
- a CDS encoding putative bifunctional diguanylate cyclase/phosphodiesterase: MSSRLLFIALPLVSLFSLALFIVFGYVSYKVLRDDLNGKVEQTADINARVLATPFWYLDVDNIESALNAMARDRDIVAVQALGADGTEFAHTGVSQSELTDTLRLSRRVYFERNNVRHDVGELVIYFTDARVQDLLFRRIAIDMILFGLLISVVAASLLIANKRSIKEPLNRLLHSIRMTKHGRLRRPVEWNSSDELGLLIREYNEMVALQGQAQEEAQRKQALLEATLHNIGQGICLFDQDLNLMVWNERYIELLNLPRDLVKEGTPLSDILRYNGERGEYGDVSIQALISDRVAIARRREPYRMERTRPNGRVIQVDHNPMPGGGYVATYTDITERKQTEARMRHLAVHDVLTSLPNRTLFLDRLRQALLSARRFQRGVTVLFVDLDRFKDINDHFGHDVGDLMIQEMGQRLSRIIRDSDTAARLGGDEFAIIQTDVQNIEDTIALAQRIIDELCQPFDCRGIRLHSTASVGITLFPEDGENPEQLVKNADMAMYAAKAEGRNNYRFFLPSMHERVKERKTIEEDLRNALEHDQLELYYQPKIDCRTERVVGAEALVRWHHPERGLILPGEFISVAEECGLINRLGAWVLEKACRQTRIWRDSSLSDLRIAVNLSPAQFQDAELVDSVTKIVKETALPHGTLELEITESILMNNPEKAVSTLKELKELGVLIAIDDFGTGYSSLNYLKRFPVTSIKIDRSFVNDIHVDVDDKAIVDAVIGLGHSLNLEVVAEGVEEVEQLVYLQEKGCDFIQGFLFSKPLPASTFESWVTERHGSKQETVSAKS; the protein is encoded by the coding sequence TTGAGCAGTCGGCTGCTGTTTATCGCATTGCCGCTTGTTTCGCTGTTCTCGCTCGCCCTTTTCATCGTCTTTGGATATGTCAGCTACAAGGTGCTGCGCGACGACCTGAATGGCAAGGTCGAACAGACCGCCGACATTAACGCCCGCGTTCTGGCCACACCTTTCTGGTATCTCGACGTCGACAATATTGAATCTGCCCTCAACGCCATGGCGCGCGATCGCGACATCGTTGCCGTGCAGGCACTGGGCGCAGACGGCACCGAATTTGCCCATACCGGCGTATCGCAATCCGAACTGACCGACACGCTCCGCCTTTCGCGCCGTGTCTATTTCGAACGCAACAACGTCCGCCATGACGTTGGAGAACTGGTGATTTACTTCACGGACGCACGTGTTCAGGATTTGCTGTTCCGCCGTATTGCGATCGACATGATCCTGTTCGGGCTTCTGATCTCGGTCGTGGCCGCAAGCCTTCTGATTGCCAACAAACGCTCGATCAAGGAACCGCTCAACCGACTGCTGCATTCCATCCGAATGACCAAGCACGGCCGACTGCGCCGTCCGGTGGAATGGAACAGCTCAGACGAACTCGGGCTTCTGATCCGCGAATACAACGAAATGGTCGCCCTTCAAGGTCAGGCACAGGAAGAAGCGCAGCGCAAACAGGCCCTGCTAGAAGCCACCCTTCACAATATCGGTCAGGGCATCTGTCTGTTCGATCAGGACCTGAACCTGATGGTCTGGAACGAACGCTATATCGAATTGCTGAACCTGCCGCGTGATCTGGTCAAGGAAGGCACCCCGCTTTCCGATATCCTCCGCTATAACGGTGAACGCGGCGAATATGGTGATGTCAGCATTCAGGCCCTGATTTCTGACCGTGTTGCGATTGCGCGGCGTCGTGAACCCTATCGCATGGAACGGACCCGCCCGAATGGCCGCGTCATTCAGGTTGATCACAACCCGATGCCGGGCGGCGGTTACGTTGCGACCTATACCGATATTACCGAACGTAAACAGACCGAAGCCCGCATGCGCCACCTTGCGGTCCATGACGTTCTGACCAGCCTGCCAAACAGAACACTGTTCCTTGACCGCCTGCGTCAGGCGCTGCTGTCGGCCCGTCGTTTCCAGCGCGGTGTGACGGTTCTGTTTGTTGACCTTGACCGGTTCAAGGACATCAACGACCACTTCGGCCACGATGTCGGCGATCTGATGATCCAGGAAATGGGTCAGCGTCTGTCGCGCATCATCCGGGATTCGGATACCGCCGCCCGCCTAGGTGGCGATGAATTCGCCATCATCCAGACCGATGTCCAGAACATCGAAGACACCATCGCCCTTGCCCAGCGCATCATTGACGAACTGTGCCAGCCGTTTGATTGCCGCGGCATCCGCCTGCATTCGACAGCCAGTGTCGGTATCACCCTGTTCCCGGAAGACGGCGAAAACCCCGAACAACTGGTCAAGAACGCCGATATGGCGATGTATGCCGCCAAGGCGGAAGGACGCAACAATTACCGCTTCTTCCTGCCGTCGATGCATGAACGGGTCAAGGAACGCAAAACCATCGAGGAAGATCTGCGCAACGCGCTCGAACACGATCAACTCGAACTTTATTATCAGCCGAAAATCGATTGCCGCACCGAACGCGTCGTCGGTGCCGAGGCGCTTGTGCGCTGGCATCACCCGGAACGCGGCCTGATCCTGCCCGGCGAATTCATTTCCGTTGCCGAGGAATGCGGCCTGATCAACCGTCTGGGTGCATGGGTTCTTGAAAAGGCCTGCCGTCAGACACGCATCTGGCGCGACTCATCACTTTCCGATCTTCGGATTGCCGTCAACCTGTCCCCGGCACAGTTCCAGGATGCCGAACTGGTTGATAGTGTGACCAAGATCGTCAAGGAAACCGCCCTGCCGCATGGCACGCTGGAACTTGAAATCACCGAGTCCATTCTGATGAACAACCCGGAAAAGGCGGTCTCCACACTCAAGGAGCTCAAGGAACTTGGCGTTCTGATCGCGATTGATGATTTCGGCACCGGCTATTCGTCGCTGAACTATCTCAAACGGTTCCCGGTGACTTCGATTAAGATCGACCGTTCATTCGTGAACGACATCCATGTCGATGTCGATGACAAGGCCATCGTCGATGCGGTCATCGGCCTTGGTCACAGCCTCAATCTCGAAGTGGTTGCCGAGGGCGTGGAAGAAGTCGAACAGCTTGTCTATCTGCAGGAAAAGGGCTGCGACTTTATCCAGGGCTTCCTGTTCTCCAAACCGTTGCCCGCCTCGACCTTCGAAAGCTGGGTCACTGAACGGCACGGATCCAAACAGGAAACCGTCTCTGCCAAGTCCTGA
- a CDS encoding TetR/AcrR family transcriptional regulator: MATRGRPPAFDRDNALDKALGLFWERGYDNTSMAELSAAMKLNPPSIYAAFGGKEALFDEVIAHYNKHHGTMIWADLDRFKQPKDATRHVLVASANAYTREDTPHGCLVVLAAPQENSNHATVNQTLCSHRRSVTKTLRNLYAEGQRRGHIPRNANIDTMATYYATVQIGMSIQARDGATRDDLIAVADAAMTTWPNLTSTSLARR; the protein is encoded by the coding sequence ATGGCAACACGCGGTAGACCCCCCGCATTTGACCGGGACAATGCACTGGACAAGGCCCTGGGCCTGTTCTGGGAACGGGGATATGACAATACGTCCATGGCCGAGCTCAGCGCGGCCATGAAGCTAAACCCGCCCAGCATCTATGCTGCCTTTGGCGGGAAAGAAGCGTTGTTTGATGAAGTGATCGCCCATTACAACAAACATCACGGCACCATGATCTGGGCTGATCTGGACCGCTTCAAACAACCAAAAGACGCAACACGTCATGTTCTGGTCGCGTCTGCAAATGCCTATACGCGTGAAGACACACCGCATGGCTGTCTGGTTGTACTGGCCGCACCGCAGGAAAACTCAAATCATGCAACGGTCAATCAGACCCTTTGCAGTCATCGCCGCTCGGTCACGAAAACCTTGCGCAACCTCTATGCCGAGGGTCAACGACGCGGCCACATTCCAAGGAACGCCAATATCGATACCATGGCTACCTATTACGCGACCGTTCAGATTGGCATGTCGATACAGGCCCGCGATGGCGCGACCCGCGACGATCTGATCGCTGTTGCCGATGCCGCAATGACGACATGGCCAAACCTGACCAGCACCTCGCTTGCACGACGCTAA
- a CDS encoding SDR family NAD(P)-dependent oxidoreductase gives MMQNLTGKVAFVTGGGRGIGAAISKRLAQEGAKVVLTYVSAPDRARDVVREIEASGGMAVAIKADNLNADEIEAAINQAAAQFGQIDILVNNAGIIEFAPIDEFSIEQFDRTVDVNVRAVFVATKAALAHMPDGGRIITTGSNLSHRVPWPGLSLYALSKSALIGFTRGVARDLGPRKITVNVVHPGPTETDMNPAEGDIADAARRIMAIPDYSDANDTAGLVAWLAGPEAKVVTGSEFTVDSGMNA, from the coding sequence ATGATGCAGAACCTTACAGGAAAAGTTGCTTTCGTCACTGGCGGCGGACGTGGCATTGGAGCGGCCATTTCCAAACGGCTGGCACAGGAAGGCGCCAAAGTTGTGCTTACGTATGTCAGTGCCCCGGACCGGGCACGTGATGTGGTCAGGGAAATTGAGGCATCGGGCGGCATGGCCGTGGCGATAAAGGCCGACAACCTAAATGCCGATGAGATTGAAGCAGCAATCAATCAGGCGGCCGCCCAATTTGGGCAGATTGATATTCTCGTTAATAATGCAGGGATTATTGAATTCGCACCGATTGACGAATTTAGCATTGAGCAGTTTGACCGCACGGTTGATGTCAATGTCCGCGCGGTTTTCGTGGCGACCAAGGCAGCACTGGCCCATATGCCCGATGGTGGTCGGATCATTACGACCGGCAGTAACCTTTCGCACCGGGTGCCATGGCCGGGACTAAGCCTTTATGCCCTGTCAAAATCGGCGCTTATCGGCTTTACCCGTGGGGTCGCCCGTGATTTGGGGCCGCGCAAGATCACGGTCAATGTCGTTCATCCGGGGCCGACCGAAACCGACATGAACCCGGCAGAAGGCGACATCGCCGATGCTGCGCGCCGTATCATGGCCATCCCCGATTACAGCGATGCCAATGATACAGCCGGGCTTGTCGCATGGCTTGCCGGGCCTGAGGCCAAAGTGGTCACCGGTTCAGAATTCACTGTCGATAGCGGCATGAATGCCTGA
- the rnhA gene encoding ribonuclease HI → MTSSNGEDNRVEIYTDGACSGNPGPGGWGAILRFKGVEKEMSGGDPETTNNRMEMMAAISALEALKRPCVIDIYTDSSYVRDGITKWIFGWQKRGWKTADKKPVKNVELWQRLLQALEPHKVEWHWVKGHAGHPENERCDELARQAVPR, encoded by the coding sequence ATGACTTCAAGTAACGGTGAAGATAACCGCGTCGAGATTTACACAGACGGCGCGTGCAGCGGCAATCCCGGCCCCGGTGGCTGGGGCGCTATTTTGCGCTTCAAGGGTGTCGAAAAGGAAATGTCGGGCGGCGATCCGGAAACCACCAACAATCGTATGGAAATGATGGCCGCCATCAGCGCGCTGGAAGCCCTGAAACGTCCCTGTGTCATCGATATCTACACCGACAGCAGCTATGTCCGCGACGGCATTACCAAATGGATTTTCGGCTGGCAGAAACGTGGCTGGAAAACCGCCGATAAAAAGCCGGTCAAGAATGTGGAATTATGGCAACGTTTGCTGCAAGCCCTTGAACCGCATAAGGTCGAGTGGCACTGGGTCAAGGGTCATGCCGGTCACCCGGAAAACGAAAGATGCGACGAATTGGCACGACAAGCCGTGCCGCGATAA
- the ispH gene encoding 4-hydroxy-3-methylbut-2-enyl diphosphate reductase, with product MSDKASLRIVLANPRGFCAGVDRAIEIVEKALEKYGAPVYVRHEIVHNKFVVNRLRDIGAVFVDELDAVPDGVPVIFSAHGVPKSVPEAAETRKLEYLDATCPLVSKVHRGAERHHADGKHILLIGHAGHPEVIGTMGQLPPGSMTLVETEEDAETIEISDPENLAFVTQTTLSLDDTAKIIEILQRRFPSIAVPKKEDICYATTNRQHAVKLIAEKADAILVLGAPNSSNSNRLVEVAKREGCTRSVLVERAKDIDWSKLDGISSLGITAGASAPEILVEEVIDACRERFDVTVETITLTNENVTFKLPRQLAS from the coding sequence ATGTCTGACAAAGCCAGCCTTCGGATCGTTCTTGCCAATCCGCGCGGTTTCTGCGCGGGGGTTGATCGCGCCATCGAGATCGTCGAAAAGGCACTCGAAAAATATGGCGCACCGGTCTATGTCCGCCACGAAATCGTGCATAACAAATTCGTGGTCAATCGCCTGCGCGATATCGGTGCCGTTTTCGTTGACGAACTTGATGCCGTTCCCGATGGCGTGCCGGTGATCTTTTCGGCCCATGGTGTCCCGAAATCCGTGCCCGAGGCGGCCGAAACCCGCAAACTTGAATATCTTGATGCGACCTGCCCGCTGGTCTCGAAGGTCCATCGCGGGGCCGAACGTCATCACGCAGATGGCAAACATATTCTTCTGATTGGTCATGCTGGTCATCCCGAAGTCATCGGCACGATGGGCCAGTTGCCCCCCGGCAGCATGACCTTGGTCGAGACCGAGGAAGACGCCGAAACCATCGAAATCAGCGATCCGGAAAATCTGGCTTTCGTGACCCAGACGACCTTGTCACTTGATGACACCGCCAAGATCATTGAAATCCTGCAGCGGCGTTTCCCGTCAATCGCGGTGCCGAAAAAGGAAGACATCTGCTACGCGACAACCAACCGTCAGCATGCGGTCAAACTGATCGCTGAAAAGGCTGACGCGATTCTGGTCCTTGGCGCGCCAAACTCGTCCAACTCCAACCGTCTGGTCGAAGTCGCCAAACGCGAAGGCTGCACACGGTCGGTTCTAGTCGAACGGGCAAAGGATATCGACTGGTCCAAGCTTGACGGTATTTCAAGCCTTGGCATCACTGCCGGTGCATCCGCGCCTGAAATACTGGTCGAGGAAGTCATTGATGCCTGTCGGGAACGCTTTGACGTGACGGTCGAGACAATCACGCTGACCAACGAAAATGTCACTTTCAAACTGCCGCGTCAGCTTGCCAGCTAG
- the ccrA gene encoding crotonyl-CoA carboxylase/reductase produces MNTSAEVLPFRGGQEEKDLYEIGEIPPLGHVPKNMYAWAIREERHGEPDTAMQCEVLPVTQPDSHEVLVLVMAAGVNYNGVWASLGKPISVFNVHDCPFHIAGSDASGIVWAVGSKVTRWKVGDEVVIHCNQDDGDDEECNGGDPMLSPTQRIWGYETPDGSFAQFTCVQAQQLMPRPKHLTWEESACYTLTLATAYRMLFGHRPHILRPGHNVLVWGASGGLGSMAIQLITTAGANAIGVISDETKRDFVLGLGAKAVINRKDFNCWGQLPTVNGPEFGDYMKEVRKFGKAIWDITGKGNDVDIVFEHPGEQTFPVSCNVVKRGGMVVFCAGTTGFNLTFDARFVWMRQKRIQGSHFANLKQAAQANKLVIERRLDPSMSEVFSWEDIPRAHMKMMRNEHKPGNMAVLVQAKRPGMRTLEEAVEG; encoded by the coding sequence ATGAATACGTCTGCTGAAGTGCTGCCTTTCCGTGGCGGTCAGGAAGAAAAAGATCTTTATGAAATTGGCGAAATCCCGCCATTGGGCCATGTGCCAAAGAATATGTATGCATGGGCGATTCGCGAAGAACGCCATGGCGAACCCGATACGGCCATGCAGTGCGAAGTTCTGCCAGTGACCCAACCCGACAGCCACGAAGTGCTTGTTCTCGTGATGGCGGCCGGGGTGAACTATAACGGTGTCTGGGCATCCCTTGGCAAACCGATCTCGGTCTTTAATGTCCATGATTGCCCGTTCCATATTGCCGGATCGGATGCATCGGGCATCGTCTGGGCGGTTGGATCGAAAGTCACCCGCTGGAAAGTCGGCGACGAAGTGGTCATTCACTGCAACCAGGATGACGGCGACGACGAAGAATGTAACGGCGGCGATCCGATGCTGTCCCCGACCCAGCGTATCTGGGGCTATGAAACACCGGACGGATCCTTCGCCCAGTTCACCTGTGTTCAGGCACAGCAGCTCATGCCGCGTCCCAAACATCTGACCTGGGAAGAAAGTGCGTGCTACACGCTGACCCTTGCCACCGCTTATCGCATGCTGTTTGGCCATCGTCCGCATATCCTGCGTCCGGGGCATAATGTACTGGTCTGGGGCGCTTCGGGTGGTTTGGGCTCGATGGCGATCCAGCTGATCACAACGGCCGGAGCCAACGCGATTGGCGTCATTTCCGATGAAACAAAGCGCGACTTTGTTCTGGGACTGGGTGCCAAGGCCGTGATCAACCGCAAGGATTTCAATTGCTGGGGTCAGCTTCCCACCGTCAACGGTCCGGAATTTGGCGATTACATGAAAGAAGTCCGTAAATTCGGCAAGGCGATCTGGGACATCACCGGCAAGGGCAATGACGTCGACATCGTCTTTGAACATCCGGGCGAACAGACCTTCCCGGTATCGTGCAACGTTGTAAAACGCGGCGGCATGGTTGTGTTCTGTGCAGGCACCACCGGCTTTAACCTGACCTTTGATGCGCGCTTTGTCTGGATGCGCCAGAAACGCATTCAGGGCAGTCACTTCGCCAACCTGAAACAGGCGGCACAGGCCAACAAGCTCGTGATCGAACGCCGTCTGGATCCGAGCATGTCTGAAGTGTTCAGTTGGGAAGACATTCCGCGCGCTCACATGAAGATGATGCGCAACGAACACAAACCCGGCAACATGGCCGTTCTGGTGCAGGCAAAGCGCCCGGGAATGCGCACCCTTGAAGAAGCAGTCGAAGGCTAG
- a CDS encoding homoserine kinase, with product MAVYTDVSDEDISRFVAEYDIGDVVSFKGIAEGVENTNFLLQTTKAPYILTLYEKRVNPDDLPFYLGLMDHLSAKGLNCPTPIHGKDGVALRRLCGRPAAITSFLQGMSPRRIQPHHCAGVGAALAELHSAGQDFEMHLPNALSIKGWRSLFDSCAEHADDVEPGLGKMIGEELAFLEENWPHALPKGVIHADLFPDNVFFFPNKEAVSGLIDFYFACNDLFCYDVAICMNAWCFEPDNSFNVTKAKNLLSHYSKVRPLSDVEKAALPILARGASLRFLLTRLYDWVNTPKDALVTPKNPREYINKLRFHQRVENATAYGLD from the coding sequence ATGGCCGTCTATACCGACGTTTCAGACGAAGATATTTCCCGCTTTGTGGCCGAATACGATATCGGTGACGTGGTATCGTTCAAGGGGATCGCAGAAGGCGTCGAAAACACCAATTTCCTGCTTCAGACGACCAAGGCTCCGTATATCCTGACCCTGTATGAGAAGCGGGTAAATCCCGATGATCTGCCCTTCTATCTTGGCCTGATGGATCACTTGTCGGCCAAGGGCCTGAATTGCCCAACCCCGATCCACGGCAAGGACGGTGTTGCCTTGCGACGCCTTTGTGGTCGCCCGGCCGCCATCACATCCTTCCTGCAGGGCATGTCGCCCAGGCGCATTCAACCGCATCACTGTGCCGGGGTTGGCGCCGCATTGGCAGAGTTACACTCAGCCGGTCAGGACTTCGAAATGCACCTGCCCAACGCGCTGAGCATCAAGGGATGGCGTTCGCTTTTCGATAGCTGTGCGGAACATGCCGACGATGTCGAACCCGGCCTTGGCAAGATGATTGGCGAAGAGCTCGCATTTCTTGAGGAAAACTGGCCGCACGCCCTGCCCAAGGGGGTCATTCACGCGGATCTGTTCCCCGATAACGTCTTCTTCTTTCCGAACAAGGAAGCCGTTTCCGGGCTGATTGACTTCTATTTCGCGTGTAATGACCTGTTTTGCTATGACGTTGCCATCTGCATGAATGCCTGGTGCTTTGAACCTGATAACAGCTTCAATGTGACCAAGGCCAAAAACCTTCTGTCGCATTACAGCAAGGTCCGTCCGCTTTCGGACGTCGAAAAGGCAGCCCTGCCCATTCTGGCGCGCGGCGCAAGTCTTCGGTTCCTTCTGACACGGCTGTATGACTGGGTGAATACGCCCAAGGATGCGCTGGTCACCCCGAAGAACCCGCGCGAATACATCAACAAATTGCGGTTCCACCAACGTGTGGAAAACGCAACAGCCTATGGCCTGGATTAG